A part of Ignavibacteriales bacterium genomic DNA contains:
- a CDS encoding TraR/DksA C4-type zinc finger protein, with protein MFQLPDWTFEFHGHRCPFMPIGYRMGTLAMEKLGVKKSLDHQMHVFSEMGVGHPQGCMQDGIMSSTGATFGKGMIERLNYGKVAAIFWYPGKKDAVRIFLKNEFQDKLAPHEFFKYRKQGIEPSEIPEEVRKDIIDIVLNASNEELFNVTILEDFKYTPVKGSFNKAKCEVCGEYVFERYLRVKDGKKVCISCSERTKEEVIIHLPNIG; from the coding sequence ATGTTTCAATTACCAGATTGGACTTTTGAATTTCACGGACATCGCTGCCCGTTTATGCCAATCGGTTATAGAATGGGAACCTTGGCAATGGAAAAATTAGGTGTCAAAAAAAGTTTGGATCATCAGATGCACGTGTTTTCTGAGATGGGAGTTGGTCATCCACAAGGTTGTATGCAGGACGGAATTATGTCCTCAACCGGCGCAACATTCGGTAAAGGAATGATTGAAAGATTGAACTATGGAAAAGTAGCTGCAATCTTTTGGTATCCGGGTAAAAAAGATGCGGTAAGAATATTTCTGAAAAATGAATTTCAAGATAAACTTGCTCCGCACGAATTTTTCAAATACCGCAAGCAGGGGATTGAACCTTCGGAAATTCCCGAAGAAGTAAGAAAAGATATTATTGATATTGTTCTTAATGCTTCTAACGAAGAATTATTTAATGTAACTATCTTAGAAGATTTCAAATACACACCCGTCAAAGGTTCTTTCAATAAAGCAAAATGCGAAGTCTGCGGCGAGTATGTTTTTGAAAGATACTTACGTGTAAAGGACGGAAAGAAAGTTTGTATTTCTTGTTCAGAAAGAACAAAGGAAGAAGTTATAATTCATTTACCAAATATTGGATAA
- a CDS encoding efflux RND transporter permease subunit, which produces MILIRVPLSLIGVSYALYLTDQPVGVTVMIGFIMLAGIEINQGVILITFIDQLREQGMSLIDAIQKAAVVRLRPILMTDIVGIIGLLPLALSIGEGTELLKPMAIAVIGGLVFGLLLVFLFLPALYYIFEKRKVKIN; this is translated from the coding sequence ATTATACTTATACGTGTTCCGCTTTCGCTGATCGGTGTTTCGTATGCGTTGTATCTTACCGATCAACCAGTTGGCGTAACGGTGATGATTGGTTTTATCATGCTTGCCGGAATAGAAATTAATCAAGGCGTTATTCTGATAACATTTATCGACCAGCTTCGTGAACAAGGAATGAGTTTGATAGACGCAATTCAAAAAGCGGCAGTTGTTCGTCTCCGACCAATTTTGATGACGGACATTGTTGGAATAATCGGTTTACTTCCACTTGCGTTAAGCATTGGCGAAGGAACAGAATTGTTAAAGCCAATGGCTATTGCTGTAATCGGAGGATTAGTATTTGGTTTGCTGCTGGTATTCCTCTTTCTACCAGCGCTGTATTACATTTTTGAAAAGAGAAAAGTTAAAATAAATTGA
- a CDS encoding putative zinc-binding protein codes for MTEGQIGIVACSGASNTGSYSDLVARKLMQSGKAKMLCLARFSVDEKFAEKSKGEYSNIVVLDGCPINCAEETLKLRGSTNYKHINTTDFEIVKGKTPVTEEKVNEIVNYILDYITKG; via the coding sequence ATAACAGAAGGACAAATAGGTATTGTAGCTTGTTCTGGTGCATCAAATACGGGTTCATATTCAGATTTAGTTGCGCGTAAATTGATGCAGAGTGGTAAGGCAAAAATGTTATGTCTTGCAAGGTTTTCAGTTGATGAAAAGTTCGCTGAAAAATCCAAAGGGGAATATTCAAACATAGTAGTGCTTGATGGCTGCCCGATAAACTGCGCTGAAGAAACTTTGAAACTAAGAGGCAGTACAAATTACAAACATATAAACACAACAGATTTTGAAATTGTGAAGGGCAAAACTCCGGTTACGGAAGAGAAAGTAAACGAAATAGTTAACTATATTTTAGATTATATAACAAAAGGATAA
- a CDS encoding winged helix-turn-helix transcriptional regulator, producing the protein MEESSNIFKVLSDKNRLRIIKMLQSRPLCGCEIMSILNLAASTVSQHLNLLKKAGFIVEKKEGRWTNYYINRSANDARVIAILTSLDFWIGDLDKIDEDRINLKSVNRHLIKCKK; encoded by the coding sequence ATGGAAGAATCATCAAATATCTTCAAAGTACTATCCGACAAAAACCGGCTTAGAATTATTAAAATGCTTCAATCTCGACCGCTCTGTGGTTGTGAAATTATGAGTATTCTCAATTTAGCGGCATCAACAGTTTCGCAACACTTAAATCTATTGAAAAAAGCTGGCTTTATTGTTGAGAAAAAGGAAGGAAGATGGACTAATTATTATATAAATCGCAGTGCAAATGATGCACGGGTTATTGCCATTTTAACTTCACTTGATTTTTGGATAGGGGATTTAGACAAAATTGATGAGGATAGAATTAATCTAAAATCTGTTAATAGACATTTAATAAAGTGTAAGAAATAG
- a CDS encoding OsmC family protein translates to MSTQKREMKVLITGESENPTKMNIQAGKFKLIIDEPKGMGGTDEGPSPIQVLLMSLAGCLNVTGHEIARQKGLKLNSIKVKIEGVINPCTFLGCSFEERAGFQNIVVTVNADMPGATEEEKESWLKETESRCPVTDNIKADTAITVVSE, encoded by the coding sequence TTGAGCACACAAAAAAGAGAAATGAAAGTTCTAATAACCGGTGAAAGTGAAAATCCGACAAAGATGAATATTCAAGCCGGTAAATTCAAATTGATTATCGATGAGCCAAAAGGAATGGGCGGAACTGATGAAGGTCCATCTCCGATTCAAGTTTTGTTAATGTCCCTTGCCGGTTGCTTAAATGTTACCGGACACGAAATTGCACGGCAAAAAGGATTGAAACTGAATAGTATAAAAGTAAAGATTGAAGGAGTGATAAATCCTTGTACTTTTCTCGGCTGTTCATTTGAAGAGCGTGCGGGATTTCAAAACATAGTTGTAACAGTAAATGCTGATATGCCCGGCGCAACCGAAGAAGAAAAAGAATCTTGGTTAAAAGAGACTGAAAGCCGCTGCCCGGTTACTGATAACATAAAAGCTGATACAGCAATTACTGTCGTAAGTGAATAG
- a CDS encoding carboxymuconolactone decarboxylase family protein has product MNNKTPMELLKHFAPEFAENQMQEKALIFENEKYQKVPNKYKMLVGIGVASALGSDTCTQMWSKMAKQNGISNEEIVEAMQVARYMKQATVNDTIANSLKILDGE; this is encoded by the coding sequence ATGAACAACAAAACACCTATGGAATTACTAAAACATTTTGCACCTGAGTTTGCTGAGAATCAGATGCAAGAAAAAGCTCTCATCTTTGAGAATGAAAAATATCAGAAAGTACCCAATAAGTATAAAATGCTTGTTGGTATTGGAGTTGCAAGTGCTTTGGGCAGTGATACTTGCACCCAAATGTGGTCTAAAATGGCAAAGCAAAATGGAATATCAAACGAAGAAATTGTTGAAGCAATGCAGGTCGCACGTTATATGAAGCAGGCAACTGTAAATGATACAATTGCAAATTCATTAAAAATTTTAGACGGAGAATAA
- a CDS encoding TetR/AcrR family transcriptional regulator has translation MAAERLDTETRQGQIKKAVLGIISSEGIGKLSTRNLASKIGVTEGALFRHFSSKKEIMLSILADVKNELIKDQEEITYSSTLSAEQKLFKFLCTHIKYLIENKGVTILLFSEAAHMNDSQLKKGLREILLTQKEYISRIIKQGMNEGVWDKSLNVENVATLYMGIPISLNIEMILEPGVTKQEKFCERMIGLIKRALEKK, from the coding sequence ATGGCAGCAGAAAGATTAGATACAGAAACAAGACAAGGACAGATTAAGAAAGCTGTTTTGGGAATTATTTCCTCCGAAGGAATTGGTAAGCTTTCTACCCGAAATCTTGCTTCAAAGATTGGAGTTACAGAAGGTGCGCTTTTTCGTCATTTTTCATCTAAGAAAGAAATAATGCTTTCTATTCTTGCTGATGTCAAAAATGAACTTATAAAAGATCAGGAGGAGATCACTTACTCATCTACTCTTAGTGCAGAACAGAAATTATTTAAGTTCCTTTGCACACACATAAAATATCTTATTGAAAACAAGGGTGTAACAATACTTCTTTTCTCTGAAGCAGCTCATATGAATGATTCACAACTAAAGAAAGGTTTGCGGGAAATCCTTCTTACTCAAAAAGAATATATAAGCAGAATTATAAAGCAAGGAATGAATGAAGGGGTTTGGGATAAATCGCTTAATGTTGAAAATGTCGCCACTCTTTATATGGGAATTCCAATTTCTCTAAACATTGAAATGATACTGGAACCCGGAGTTACAAAGCAAGAAAAATTCTGTGAACGTATGATTGGTTTAATAAAAAGAGCATTAGAAAAGAAATAA
- a CDS encoding thioredoxin family protein, with protein MISVKVLGTGCKKCQTLEAKVRDLVAANQIDATVEKVTDIQEMVNYGIMMTPGLIINEKVKSFGIIPKDDQLISWLKEA; from the coding sequence ATGATTTCGGTAAAAGTTCTTGGTACAGGTTGCAAGAAGTGCCAAACTCTTGAAGCAAAAGTCAGGGATTTAGTTGCAGCTAATCAGATTGATGCAACGGTAGAAAAAGTAACAGACATTCAGGAAATGGTGAACTACGGTATAATGATGACACCCGGACTAATTATAAATGAAAAAGTTAAAAGTTTTGGAATAATACCTAAAGACGACCAACTTATTAGCTGGTTAAAGGAGGCTTAA
- a CDS encoding thioredoxin family protein, translating into MNWLNNLEQAKEESLKSHKPILLQCEMDNCGGCKKMNATTYKDQNVIDEMNEWFVLLKLDLIKEREARKTLGAYWTPSFYFLDQNGNSYYHFNGYLPTDEFRAMLRLGIAETIMPRGKYDDIINIVAKDIHELNKTSFYPKLLVARETARYIKIKDNSQLRKTLREIQSTHSQSTEAKMYFWDE; encoded by the coding sequence ATGAATTGGTTAAATAATCTTGAACAAGCAAAAGAAGAATCATTAAAATCACACAAGCCAATTCTTCTTCAATGTGAAATGGATAATTGTGGTGGTTGTAAAAAAATGAATGCCACCACATATAAAGATCAAAATGTTATTGATGAAATGAATGAGTGGTTTGTTCTTCTTAAACTTGATCTGATAAAAGAGAGGGAAGCAAGAAAAACACTTGGTGCTTACTGGACGCCATCTTTTTACTTCTTAGATCAAAACGGAAATTCATACTACCATTTTAATGGTTACTTGCCGACAGATGAATTCAGAGCAATGTTAAGATTAGGAATTGCGGAAACAATAATGCCTCGCGGTAAATATGATGATATTATTAACATCGTTGCCAAAGATATCCATGAGTTGAATAAAACATCTTTCTATCCAAAACTTTTAGTTGCAAGGGAAACAGCCAGATATATTAAGATAAAAGATAATTCACAGTTAAGAAAAACATTGAGAGAAATCCAAAGTACTCATTCTCAATCAACAGAAGCTAAAATGTATTTCTGGGATGAGTAA
- a CDS encoding cation transporter, protein MSHNHSHNSGHETSEKNLFITMALNFFITIAEVIGGFISGSLSLISDALHNFSDGIAIIITYIAMRLSKKPKTFKYTFGLKRAEIIAAIINASTLIIISFFLIKEAIERFYNPSPITGSLMLIVAALGLIANVAGTLLLKKGSEGNLNIRAAYFHLLSDAVSSLAVIIGAVFIIFYKIYWIDPLLTILISLYILKETYEIVKESLEIVMMSAPEGIELNELKLLVESIKGVKNIHHIHLWKLNDNDTHFEAHIEVEDMIVSRTTEIQKQIEKNLHDKYEINHTTLQFECDKCEVKNIV, encoded by the coding sequence ATGTCACACAATCACTCACATAATAGCGGTCATGAAACTTCAGAGAAAAATCTGTTCATAACTATGGCTCTGAATTTTTTCATAACAATAGCAGAAGTCATCGGCGGTTTTATTTCGGGAAGTTTGTCATTGATATCAGATGCATTACACAACTTTAGTGATGGCATTGCAATTATCATTACTTACATTGCAATGAGGTTGAGCAAAAAACCAAAAACATTCAAATATACTTTTGGTTTAAAACGTGCTGAAATTATTGCGGCAATTATAAATGCAAGCACGCTCATCATTATTAGTTTCTTTTTAATTAAAGAAGCGATTGAACGGTTTTATAATCCTTCACCAATTACCGGAAGCTTAATGTTGATTGTTGCGGCTTTAGGTTTGATTGCAAATGTGGCAGGAACACTGCTTTTGAAAAAAGGTTCTGAAGGTAATCTCAATATTCGCGCAGCCTATTTTCATCTTCTCAGTGATGCAGTCTCTTCACTCGCCGTAATTATCGGAGCTGTATTTATAATCTTTTACAAAATTTACTGGATTGATCCGCTGTTAACAATTCTTATTTCTCTTTACATCTTAAAAGAAACTTATGAGATAGTTAAGGAATCTCTTGAAATTGTTATGATGTCTGCGCCAGAAGGTATTGAGTTAAATGAATTGAAGCTTTTAGTTGAATCGATAAAGGGCGTAAAAAATATTCACCATATTCATCTGTGGAAGCTAAACGATAACGACACGCATTTTGAGGCACACATTGAAGTTGAAGATATGATTGTTAGTAGAACAACAGAAATTCAAAAACAGATTGAAAAAAATCTGCACGATAAATATGAAATCAATCATACAACACTGCAATTTGAATGTGATAAGTGTGAAGTAAAAAATATAGTTTAA
- a CDS encoding NifB/NifX family molybdenum-iron cluster-binding protein, giving the protein MENKNINIALVTDDGVTISQHFGRAKYYEVLFVENGNVVKRERREKLGHNNFVQEEHHHSDGQHGFDEHSHSKHISMAEAIKDCQILLARGMGNGAYQSMLQLKIKPVVTDIKNIDEAVQAVINNSIIDHTEKLH; this is encoded by the coding sequence ATGGAAAACAAAAACATCAACATTGCATTAGTAACAGATGACGGAGTAACAATCAGTCAGCATTTCGGTAGAGCAAAATATTATGAAGTGCTGTTTGTTGAAAACGGTAACGTTGTAAAAAGAGAACGGCGTGAAAAGCTTGGTCATAATAATTTTGTGCAGGAAGAACATCATCATTCAGATGGACAGCACGGATTTGATGAACATTCACATTCCAAACATATCAGTATGGCAGAAGCAATTAAAGACTGCCAGATTTTACTCGCACGTGGAATGGGAAATGGTGCTTATCAAAGTATGCTTCAACTTAAAATTAAACCGGTTGTAACGGATATAAAAAATATTGATGAAGCTGTTCAAGCTGTCATAAATAATTCAATAATAGATCACACAGAAAAATTACATTAG
- a CDS encoding sulfite exporter TauE/SafE family protein, whose product MLYLIVSIIIFIVSFVFAMLGLGGGMVYVPVLKWAGFPMKEVAIPLGLLLNGLNTLLALIPFSRKKLVDWKGGAAMAIAALIFSPIGAYTSKFVPEKPLMILFAIAVVVAAVRTLWASNQKEPEEVMPLKKRSLIGSGVGAFAGFAGGLLGIGGGFIIAPILMWMGYKTKAAAATTAFVVTFSSFSGYLGHAAEGEMNWTLTILVVVAVIIASQLGAMFMSGKAKPKMVKQVYAVVLLGIAVKMIWGVL is encoded by the coding sequence ATGTTATATCTAATTGTATCAATAATAATTTTTATAGTGTCGTTCGTTTTTGCGATGCTTGGTCTTGGCGGAGGAATGGTTTACGTGCCGGTTCTAAAGTGGGCTGGGTTTCCTATGAAAGAAGTTGCAATTCCGCTTGGACTTTTATTAAATGGTTTAAACACACTTCTTGCACTAATTCCTTTCTCCAGAAAAAAATTAGTGGATTGGAAAGGAGGCGCAGCTATGGCTATCGCTGCATTAATCTTTTCCCCTATCGGTGCATACACTTCTAAGTTCGTTCCGGAAAAACCATTGATGATTTTGTTTGCAATTGCAGTTGTAGTTGCCGCTGTTAGAACTCTTTGGGCTTCAAATCAAAAAGAACCAGAAGAAGTAATGCCATTGAAGAAGCGTTCATTGATTGGAAGTGGAGTTGGAGCTTTTGCGGGTTTTGCAGGTGGATTGCTCGGAATCGGCGGCGGATTTATTATCGCTCCAATTTTAATGTGGATGGGCTACAAGACAAAAGCAGCAGCAGCTACAACCGCTTTTGTTGTTACGTTCTCTTCTTTCAGCGGATACTTAGGACACGCTGCTGAAGGTGAAATGAACTGGACGCTAACAATTTTAGTCGTAGTTGCAGTCATCATCGCATCGCAGCTTGGAGCAATGTTTATGTCCGGCAAAGCAAAACCTAAAATGGTAAAACAAGTTTATGCTGTAGTGCTTTTAGGAATTGCAGTTAAAATGATTTGGGGTGTGTTGTGA
- a CDS encoding TraR/DksA C4-type zinc finger protein, with amino-acid sequence MTNPQEWLEFGQKFHGHKCPAMPMGLRVGAAAMNKLGVDRAQDGQIIAFVDLGEDHCATCYADGLQVIMGTTFGKGNIKKTHKGKWAVTVVNKATGKAVRVTPTAEAMLANKQTDFFKEYREKGIPASKVPAEVVDPLINKVMNAPAEMLVKISDVFDYKLEPHKDSFNGFVCEECGEMTVEGYGRIKDGKHVCIDCAAK; translated from the coding sequence ATGACAAATCCACAAGAATGGTTAGAGTTCGGACAAAAATTTCACGGACACAAATGCCCCGCTATGCCAATGGGCTTAAGAGTAGGCGCAGCAGCAATGAATAAACTTGGTGTTGATAGAGCACAAGACGGACAAATTATTGCGTTCGTTGATCTTGGTGAAGATCATTGTGCTACTTGCTATGCAGACGGACTGCAAGTAATAATGGGTACAACTTTCGGAAAAGGCAACATCAAAAAAACACACAAAGGTAAATGGGCTGTAACAGTTGTTAACAAAGCAACAGGAAAAGCAGTTCGTGTTACTCCAACTGCGGAAGCAATGCTTGCAAATAAACAAACCGACTTTTTCAAAGAGTACAGAGAAAAAGGAATTCCGGCAAGCAAAGTTCCGGCAGAAGTTGTCGATCCATTAATTAATAAAGTGATGAATGCACCAGCAGAAATGTTAGTAAAAATTTCTGATGTGTTTGATTACAAACTTGAACCACACAAAGACAGCTTTAACGGATTCGTTTGCGAAGAGTGCGGCGAAATGACAGTCGAAGGATATGGAAGAATTAAAGATGGCAAGCACGTTTGTATTGATTGTGCTGCTAAATAA